The genomic DNA ACCGCCTGGAGTTTTTGGGTCTTTATTGCTAAAGGAAAAAATATTTTTAATTCCAGGGTTAGATCTTCAAAGTCCTATCAAAGCATGGGATTGGCTCAGAAGACTTTATGCATTTGTATGGCTTAAGAATTTATCTATTCAAAATAAAAAACAAGTCTATGGAATGTGGCATACTATGAAGTTTTTATGCCAAGAGATTGATGAGAAAAATGCTAGGCAAATAGGAAAAGAGCTTGCTAACTTTGACGAATGGAATGTAGAGTTTATAGAGAAAAAAAGAGAAGAAATTTTAAATATTTTAAGAAAACCTTCTACAGTAGCCAAAATAAAACAAATGCTTTGGAAAAATTATATTCATTATAAAAGAAAGTTAGGAAAAGAGCTTGAATTTATAAAAGAACCTACAACTTTAAGAGGAATGACACAAATTGCAAAAGAGCTTATGTTAATGGAAAAAGAATCATTCCAAAATAATTATGTATTTGGTTCCTCTCCTATATTACATAGAAGGTTATAAAAAGTTCTGTATTAAGGACTTTTTTCTCTATTGTGTTGTTCCACCATGCTAATATTGTATATATACCAAAAAATGGGAATCAATTATCCATTTCAATAAAGCAAAATGTAGTATTTGTGAGAGTTTTAGAATTCTGAAACGAACTATAGTAGATGGAATAAGGGGGAATTTAGATGAAGAAAATAAAGTATAAAATATCTATAGCTATTGTAATGACTTGTTTGATTCTTTCTGGAATCTTAGGTGGATATAATTTAATGAATATGAAAATTGATCATCAAAATGAAATTAATATATTTAAGAAAAATCTATTAAATGATTATGATGGAATGATTAAAAATGAAGTACATACAGCGATTGGTTCATTAGAATATGCATATGATCAGTATGAGTCTGGAAAGATGAGTGAAGAAGAAGCAAAAGAGTTGGGAAAATCCCTTGTAAAAAAATTACGGTATGGAAATGATGGATACTTTTGGATAGATGATACAAATGGAATATTAATTGCTCATCCAATGATTGAAGGTCAAGAAGGAGATAATAGAATCAATATTCAAGACCCTAAAGGAACCTTTTTAATACAAAATATTATTCAAGCTGTAAAAGATAAAGGATATACAGAGTTTATGTGGGAAAAACCAGAGGAGGTAGGAACGGGAAAATTATCTGAAAAAAGAACATATTCAGAACTATTTGCCCCTTGGAAGTGGATTGTAAGTACTGGAAATTATATTGATGATATTGATAGGATTGTTCAAGAAAGAATTACAGAACAAGAGAAACTTTTAAAAGAGAAAATTATTTTTACAGGGATATTTATAATTCTATCTATTGTGATTACTTCAGGTATTGCTTTATTCTTGAGTGGTAAAATAGCCAATCCAATCCTTCAAATTATAAAAAATATTAGTAAAGATGAATATGGAAACATACAAATAAAAGAAATTCATGTTCAAACCAAAGATGAAATTGGACAGTTGGCAAATAGTATGAATGAAATGCTCAATCAAGTAAAGAATTTTGTAAATAAAGTAAATTCATCTTGCCAGATATTGGTATACAATGGAGAAAAAACACAAAAAATAGCGACCATCTTAGAAGGACAAACAGATGAAACACGAATGGCTACAGAATCTATTACAAGTTATATGGAAGATTCCTCAGCAGCAGCACAGCAAATTAGTTCCGCTGTGGAAGAGATAGAAAAAGCTATTGATTCTATTGCACAAATGGCAGAACAAGGAGCTACTCTTTCAAATGATGTAAGTAAAAGAGCAAATCATATGACGCAACATACTATAAATGTTAAAGAAGAAACAAATACAATTTATACAGAAACAAAGGAAGCGTTAACAGAAGCTATAAAGGAAGCTCAAAAAGTAAAACAAATTTATATATTATCTGATGAAATTAGTAAAATTGCAGAACAAACCAATCTACTTGCCCTCAATGCCAATATAGAAGCAGCAAGAGCAGGTGAGGCTGGAAGGGGATTTTCTGTAGTTGCGAATGAAATAAGAGAATTATCAGAGCATACAGCTCATACTGTAAAATCTATACAACAAATAGTAGACGTAAGTATTGGGTCAGTAGATGGCTTAGTAGATCATTCAAAGAATATTTTAGATTTTATTGATAAAAAAGTTCTTCGTGAGTATGAAGAATTAGTAAGAGCAGGAGTACAATATGATGAAGATGCTAAAAATCTAAATGGATTTATGACAGATTTAAGTGCTACATCAGAAGAATTAAGTGCATCTATGATGGAAGTTTCTAAATCTACCAATGAAGTTGCAGTAAAGGTTTCAGAAGGAGCAGAAACCATAGGCTCTATCAATGAACAGGCTGCTACTATTGCAAATCATACAAAAGAAATAACTGATGGTGCAAAAGATAATATAAAAGAAATACAAGATTTAAAAGAAATAGTATCTACTTTTAAGATTTGAAAAATGTAGAATATAATGATGGATCAAAGTAGATTTTTAAAGCATATTTTCAAACAGAAGTTTCCATATTATTCAAAATATGATAACCTATCTATAGAGTTTCAAAATTTTATTTCAAATAGAGAAAATCAAAAGGGGATTCATTATGGAAATTCAAGATGCTTTTCAGACATGGATGCAAACAATACTCAACATAAACAACTTTTATACTATATCCAATTCCATCATGGTGATTAGTACTATAATTGTATGGGCTCGCTTAGCTTTCTTCATTTTTGTGATTTTTTATGTATATGAAGATGCTCCAAAGTATAGTATGAATAAATTTGTATGGCTTGCTATAGTTATATTTGTTCCTAAACATATAGGATTTATGACTTATGTGGTCATAAGAACAATTAAACAACATTTTCCTAAAGAAAATAAATTTTCCGTAGAACATTCCATAAACATATCAAATGAAAATAGTACGATGAATAAAAATTTGTTCTATAAAGTGATTAGCGTATGGATCATGATCACTATATTGGTTACTGCTATTTATATGGTTGATAAAGAAAAAATAAAATCTGAAGAGAATATAGAGTTTGGAGTGATTCGAGAAGAAAATTCCTTTAAAGATGAATATAAAGATTTTTCGGGAAAAGAAGTAAAAGAAATATGGTTTGGAGAAAATGGTATTTTAGAGATTCATTATGATTCAAAGGTAAAAAAAGGTGAGCTGATATTAGGAGTATATGAATATAATGGAGAGCCTATAGAAACATTTAAAACAAATAAAAGGGGAGTTACGACTATTAGTATAGAAAAAAATAGAATATATAAGTTGATTGCAGAGGGGAGCGATACAAAAGGCTATTATAGATTTTCTTGGGAATTCAACAAAGAGGAATAAAAGAGTGATAAAAAATTGTAGAAACTCAAATTTGCATCAAGACAGTATAACATACTATTGCATTAGCAGGGAGATAAAAAAGATGAAACAGAGAATTGTTTTATTGGTGTTAATTTTTATATTGACGTGTTTTAATTTAACTATAAATGCAGAGGCAATTTTAAACTCAGAAAAGATAATTGTTCCTTTATGTTTTATCAGGGAATCATTGAATTGTAAACATCAATTTACACAAGCTGAATTAGAAAAAATAGAAGAATTTATAAATATTTTTAGTACAGGTACATCATTGGTAACAGATAGAAATGGCAATTTTTCAAAGGAAAATATAAGAGATTTCCTTGTTGAATATTATTTATACAGGACGTGTTCACCTAATGTAGAATATACAAATTTATTCTATATAGGAAAAAAAGAAGATATAGAGCAACTAGCATATTTATATTTTGATATGGAAATTGAACATGGATTTAAGGATAAAGAGTGTTATGAATATAAAGATGGAAAATACTATAGACCTGATGGAGATTATGGAGATATCAGCTTTTTTAAATTAGACAAAATTAAATCTATTGGAAATAACAAATATATTGTACAAGGAAGACAAGTAATAGAAGATGTAGATATGTTTGGGAAAGAAAAGTTAGATGCCATTGAAACGGTTGAAGCTACAATTGAAAAGAAAGATGGTAGGTATGTTTTAAGAAAATTTAAAATGACTGATGTGAATAAAAATTAAGATATATTTTTTACTATATAAAGATGTAAACACACTATAAGGCTGTATTTTGTCAGAGAATCATTATAAAAATAGAAATCTTGCAATTGCAAAACAAATGTTCGATTAGGCTATGGAAAGACTAGAAAATATGATATACTATTTTCTAGTCTAAATTATTTTTATATGAGAATTACAAAAGAAAGGAGTAAGAGTATGGATCTATCCATGTTAAATCCTCCACAAAGAGAGGCAGTTTTAAAAACAGAAGGGCCACTTCTTATATTAGCGGGTGCAGGATCTGGAAAAACTAGGGTATTGACCCATAGAATTGCTTATTTGATTGAAGAAATAGGAGTGCATCCAGGAAATATACTAGCCATTACTTTTACAAATAAAGCTGCAAAGGAAATGAAATACAGAGTAGAAAGCCTATTAAAAGAACCAGCAAATATATGGGTAAGTACCTTTCATGCAGCTTGTGTAAGGATTTTAAGAAGAGATATCGACAGGATTGGATATACTAGTGATTTTGTCATTTATGATACAACAGATCAAAAGGTAGTTTTAAAGGAATGCTATAAGGAATTAAATATTAATGATAAAAATTATCCATTGCCTATGGTTCAAAGTAGAATTAGTGAGGCAAAAGATAGAATGGAGACTCCTGAAAGGTTTAGAAAGCTATATGCAGGAGATTTTCAAATGGAGAAAATAGGACAAATCTATGAGCTTTATCAGAAAAAATTAAAAAAGAATAATGCTCTAGATTTTGATGATTTGATTTTTAACACAGTAGAATTATTTACAAAAGATCCAGTAACCCTTTCTTATTATCAACATAAATTCCAATATATTATGGTCGATGAGTACCAAGATACCAATCAACTTCAATATAAATTAGTTTCTATGCTTGCAAAAATCCATCAAAATCTTTGTGTAGTAGGAGATGATGACCAGTCTATTTATAGCTGGAGAGGGGCAGACATAAGAAATATACTAAACTTTGAAGATGAATTTAAAAATGCTACAGTAATCAAGTTAGAACAAAATTATCGTTCTACTCAAAATATATTAGATGCTGCAAATAGTGTAATAAAAAACAATAGAGGTAGAAAAAATAAAGTATTATGGACATCTCAAGAGTCAGGTGAGAAATTAAAATATTATAGAGCTATGACAGAACAAGATGAAGCACAGTTTATCGTGAAACAAATTAAAGATCTGATGGATAGGGAAGAAAAAAATTATTCTGATTTTTCTATTTTGTATAGAACAAATGCTCAATCTCGTGTCATAGAAGATATGCTTATGAAAGCTTCTATTCCTTATCGTATATATGGAGGATTAAAATTCTATGATCGAAAAGAAATAAAGGATATGATTGCGTATTTAAGGCTTATTCAAAATCCTGTAGATGATGTAAGCTTAAAAAGAGTCATCAATGTACCTAAAAGAGGAATCGGAGATCGAACCATAGAAAAGCTCCAAGAAAAAGCAAACCAAACAGGAGAAAGTTTATTTAGTGTATTATTAGATGATGAGCTGATAGACGGATTTTCACGAAGGATTATAGCTGGAATTAAAGATTTTGTACTTTTGATTAGTAGATATGGTCAATTAAAGGAAGAATTAAGTATAGAAGAATTAATTGGTAAAATATTAGAAGAATCAGGTTATTTAGAAGAACTTAAAAAAGAAGGAACGGTAGAAGCACAAGGAAGAATGGAGAACTTACAAGAATTTTTATCTGTAGCTATAGATTTTGATCGAAATAGTGAGGAAAAGACATTAGAAGAATTTTTATCTAATATTTCACTAGTTTCTGATTTAGATAAAATGGAAGATGAAGAAAATACAGTAGTTTTGATGACGCTTCATAGTGCAAAGGGACTGGAATTCCCTATTGTATTCTTAGTGGGTATGGAAGAAGGAATATTTCCTATTGGAAGAGCAAAATCTGATGAAAATGATTTAGAAGAAGAAAGAAGACTTTGCTATGTGGGGATTACAAGAGCAGAGGAGACACTTTTTTTAACTCATGCAAAAATGAGAACTTTATACGGAAGAACAAACTATAATCCTATGTCTAGATTTATTGAAGAAATTGCAGAAGACTTGATAGATATGGATAGAGAAGCAATTAAAAAACAAGATCAAAGAACATTTGCTCCATCAAAGGGAATCTATAGAGGAGCTACTTTAAAGACAGAACCAAAGCCACAAGGAAGCAAAGGAGAAGCTAAACCAGGAAGCAAGATCAATCATGGAAAATTTGGAGTAGGTACCATTATATCTGTTAGTAAAAAAGCAGATCAAACTGAACTTACCATTGCATTTGATAACGCAGGAATTAAAAAACTGATTATGGAGTTTGCTCCTATTACACTTATATAAGGAGGAAAAACTTTATGAACAAAGATGAAGTATATCAAAAAATATATGATTTGGTACAAAACTTAAATGAACATAACTATAACTATTATGTACTAGATCATCCTACCATCACAGATTATGAATATGATATGATGATGAATGAGCTTATCAAGCTAGAAGAACAATTTCCTGAGCTTGTTATGGATAATTCTCCTACAAAGAGAGTAGGGGGAGAAGCACTATCTTCCTTTAATCAAGTAAGACATACAGTACCAATGCTTAGTCTTGATAATTCATATGAGTCTAAAGATTTGATTGATTTTGATCAAAGAGTAAAAAAAGTCATTATGAAAGAAGTAGAATATGTAGTAGAGCCTAAAATTGATGGATTGTCTGTAGCTTTAAAATATGAGAGAGGCAAATTTGTTCAAGGAGCTACTCGAGGAGATGGGGTTATAGGAGAGGATATTACAAATAATTTAAAAACAGTAAAATCTATTCCCCTAAAGTTAAAAGAAGAAGTAGATATAGAAGTAAGAGGAGAAGTTTTTATTCCCCGGGAAAAGTTTGTAAAAATAAATCAAAAGCAAGAAGAAAAAGGAGAAACTATTTTTGCAAATCCAAGAAATGCAGCAGCAGGCTCTTTAAGACAGCTTGATCCTAAGGTTACTGCTAAAAGAGGATTGGATATATTTGTATTTAATATACAAATTATGGATAATGATGACATTTTAAAGCATGATGAAGGCTTTGAATATTTAAAGAAATTAGGATTTAAAACGTCTATGTATAAGGTGTATAAAAATATAGAAGAAGTAGTAAAATCTTGTGAAATGTGGCAAGAAAAAAGAAGTAGCCTACCCTTTGATATTGATGGACTTGTGATAAAAGTCAATGATTTAAGACAAAGGGAAAAACTAGGTCTTAAATCCAAAAGTCCAAGATGGGCGATTGCATATAAGTTTCCAGCAGAACAAAAAAAGACAAAAATTGAAGATATTACTGTTCAAGTAGGAAGAACAGGAGCATTGACTCCTACGGCAGAGCTTACTCCTGTAAGAGTAGCAGGATCAGTTATTAGTCGTGCAACATTACATAATGAAGATTATATCAAAGAAAAGGATATTCGCATTGGAGATTATGTAATGATTCAAAAGGCAGGAGATGTGATCCCAGAGGTTGTTAGAGTAATTGTTGAGGATAGAAGTGGAGACGAAATTTCTTTTGAAATGCCCAAAATTTGTCCTTCTTGTCATGAAGAGACTATAAGACTTGAGGGAGAGGCAGTGACAAGATGTGTAAACGCTGCTTGTCCAGCACAGCTTAGACGAGGTCTCATTCATTTTGTATCAAGAGATGCTATGAATATTGATGGACTAGGAGAGTCTATTGTGACTGTTCTTTTAGAAAATAATTTAATAGAAGATGCAGCAGATTTATACAATCTAAAAAAAGAAGATTTAATTCACTTAGAAAGAATGGGAGAAAAATCTGTTCAAAACTTATTAGATGCTATAAAAAAATCTAAAGAAAATGATCTTTATAGAGTGATATTTGGCTTAGGAATAAAGCTTGTAGGAATAAGAGCAGCTTCACTACTCTCAGATGCATTTATAAGCATGGACAATTTAATGAAGGCAAGCTATGGAGAAATTGTAGTGATTCCTGAAATAGGACATAAAATGGCAGAAAGTATTGTAGCTTTTTTCAAAGAAGATCGTAATGTGGAAATTATTGAAAAGCTTAAAAAAGCTGGCGTCAATATGGAAAAGTATAAAGAGGATGATACAGAGGTAGAAAAGAAATTTGAAAAAATGACTTTTGTACTTACGGGAACTCTACAAAAATATAAGAGAAATGAAGCAAAGGAAATGATAGAAAAGTTAGGTGGAAAAGTAACAGGAAGTGTAAGTAAAAAAACAGATTATGTTTTAGCTGGAAGTGAAGCTGGATCTAAGCTTGAGAAGGCAAATGAATTGGGAGTAAAAGTAATTGATGAAGATACATTTGAAGAAATGATAAAATAAAGCCAGCTTTTGCTGATTGAGCTTATAAATAAAGTCATAAAAAACTTCACTAAATTTTCAAATTTGGAAAATATATAGAAAAGGTCAAAAATAGCATTACAAACTCGCTATGCTCAAACAGTGTAATGCTAATCATTTTTTCACTTATTCTATATTTTCACAAATTCTTAATGATTGTTCCTAATTTTTATGACTTTGCTTAAATATATAATAGTTAAAAACCAGCTTTTGCTGGTTTTGTTTTATTCTTTAGGAAATTATATAAATGAATAAGTTGTGGATAATTTTAGAAAGAAAGATTTTCATCAAATTTTAAGCAACGGAAATTCTGAATGAAATGAAAGAATTTCGTTGGCGTCATGAGCAATTCCGATAGGAATATGCGAATTTTTTATGTTAGGAAGGAGAATGAGGATGAATATAGATCATATTGCTGAACTTTCTAAAATCAAATTAAGTGAATATGAAAAAGAAAAAATGATAGATGATTTTGGGAGAACAATTGATTTTGTAGATGGGTTAAAAGAAGTGAATGTAGATGAAGTTTCTCCTACTTATCATGTTTTGAATATAGAAAATGTATATAGAGAAGATCAAATATTACCTTCTATGAAGCAAGATGAAGTTTTAAAGAATGCACCTAAAAAAAATGATGGATATTTTCAGGTGCCAAGGATGATAGAATAGGAGGGGTGATTATGAAGCTTTATGATTTGACTATGCATGAAGTTTTAGAAAAAATTAAAAAACAGGAAGTAAGTAAAGAAGATGTTTTAAATACTACTATGAATAGGATGAAAGAAATGGATCCTCATATAGGAGCATATCTTTATGTAAATGAAAAATTAGATAGCAAAGATGGAGAGCTTTCAGGAATTCCTATGTCTATTAAGGATAATATTTGTACTAAGAATATTCCTACTACTTGTGCATCTAAAATACTTAAAAATTTTATCCCTCCTTATGATGCAACTGTTGTAGAGAGACTTTATGAAAATGGATGTATTTTAATAGGGAAAACAAATATGGATGAATTTGGAATAGGGTCTTCTACGGAAAACTCTAGTTTTCAAATTACTAAAAATCCATGGAATACAGAGTATGTTCCAGGAGGATCTAGTGGAGGATCAGCAGCATCTGTAGCATCTTCACAAGCTTATTTTTCTTTAGGAGCAGATACAGGAGGTTCCATTCGACAACCATCAGCATTTTGTGGATTAGTAGGACTAAAACCTACCTATGGACTTGTATCTAGATATGGACTTATAGCTTATGGATCATCACTAGATCAAATAGGACCAATTACAAAGGATGTTAAGGATTGCGCTATTGTACTCAATCATATAGCAGGATATGATTCAAAGGATAGTACTTCTATAAAATGTGAAAAAGTAGATTATACAAAGGAGTTAAAAAAAGATATAAGTGGAACAAAAATAGGAATTATTAAAGAATATATAAATGAAAGTATGGATGAGTATGTAAAACATTCTTTTTTTGATGCATGTAAAAAACTTGAAAGCTTAGGAGCTATAGTAGAAGAAGTATCTATTCCCCATGTAAAATATTCTCTGCCTACATATGAAATTATATCTTCTAGTGAATGTAGTTCCAATTTGTCAAGATTTGATGGAATTCGTTATGGAGTTAGAGTACAAAAAGATGAATCTAGTGATTTGTTTGTAGATACAAGGTCTGAGGGTTTTGGAGAAGAAGTAAAAAGAAAGATTTTATTAGGGACTTTTTTTCTAACAGAAGATGCTTATGAACAATATTATGAAAGAGCATTAAAGGTAAGAACCTTAATCAAAAAGGATTTTAATGAAGCTTTTAAAAAGTTTGATGCAGTGATATCTCCTACATCTCCTAATCTTCCATTTAAAATAGGAAAACATACTATAGATAGATACATACAAGATACATACACAGTAGCTGCAAATTTAGCAGGAATCCCTGCTATTTCTATTCCTTGCGGATGCCAAGAAAACTTATTTATAGGTCTTCAAATTATGGGAAAAGCATTGGATGAAAAGATGATTCTAAATATTGCCTATGCTTTTGAACAAATTAATGATTATCATAAAAAAAGACCTAATTGGAGGGGATGATATGTATCAAACACTTATAGGACTTGAAATTCATGCAGAGCTTTTGACAAATTCTAAAATATTTTGTAGTTGCTCTACTCATTTTGGAAAAGAAGCAAATATACAGTGTTGTCCTGTATGTTTAGGGCTTCCTGGAGCATTACCAGTTTTAAATAAAAAGGTGATTGATTTTGCTATGAAAGCAGGAATTTCAATGAATTGTGAAATTACAAAGAAGTCTTTTATGGATCGAAAAAATTATTTTTATCCAGATTTACCAAAGGCTTATCAAATTTCTCAATATGAACATCCTTTGTGCAGAGATGGATATGTAGAAATAGGAAAAGACAAAAAAATTGGTATTCAAAGAATTCATATAGAAGAAGATGCAGGAAAGTCTATTCATGAGAAAGAGTATTCGTTATTAGATTATAATAGATGTGGAGTACCTTTAATTGAGATTGTTACAAAACCTGATATGCATTCTTCAGAAGAAGCTTATCTATTTTTAGAGAATTTAAAAAGTATCCTTGAATATACAGAGGTTTCAGATTGCAAAATGGAAGAAGGATCATTAAGGTGCGATGTAAATATCAATGTTGTATCAAGTGATAAAATGAAAACGAATATTGTAGAGCTTAAAAATTTAAATTCATTTAAAGCAGTTGCAAAGGCTATTGAGTATGAAGAAAAAAGACATATTTCTCTTTTAGAAAAAGGAGAAAATACAAAGAAAGAAACAAGAAGATGGGATGATCACAAAAACATTACCATTCCTATGAGAAGCAAAGAATACATAAAAGATTATAGATATTTTAAAGATCCAGATTTGATGATGATTCATATAGATGAGGAGTGGATAGATCATATAAAAAAAATCATACCCGAGCTTCCTAAAGATAAAAGAAGTCGTTTTATAAAGAAGTATCAAATTCCAGATTATGATGCAAAGGTACTTACTTCTTCAAGAAAAATAGCAGATTTTTTCGAAGAGGTGGTAAAGTATTTTTCAGATGCTAAGCTTGTAAGTAATTTTATCATGACAGAGGTTTATAGACTATTAAAGGAAGAAAATATAAATATAGAAGATATAAACATTACTCCAAACAATTTAGGAGAGCTTCTTAAACTTATAAAAGAAGGGATTATTAGCAATCATATAGGGAAAAAAGTTTTTCAAAAGATGTATATTACTGGACAAAAACCAAGAAGTATTATAGAAAATGAAGGCTGGATACAAATATCTGATGAAAATAGTATCAAAGAAATGATACAAAAGGTAATCAATGAAAATCCTGAGTCTATTGAGGATTATAAAAATGGAAAAGATAAAGCACTAGGTTTTTTAGTAGGACAAGTCATGAAACAATCTAGAGGAAAAGCAAATCCTAAGCTTGTCAATGAATATATCAATGAAATGATCAAGTAATTTCATTGAGTTTATGACAATAAAAGATAGGAGTATGCTAAATCTTGTAACTTATGCCTCCTTTTATGAATATTATGGATATAAACCATAAAAGGAGGTATTTTTCTTGATCGAGCTTACTCTAGTCCATTGGATTTATGTAGTAATGGTATTTGTTGTATTAGGGATTATGTTGATGAGAAAGGATACCATTATTCCCTGCGTATTAGGAATATTTTTTATAGGATTTGCAGCTAAAAAAACTATTTTAGGAGCTACAAAAGCAATATTTGATAGTTTTATTGTGGCAGGGATGGAGCTACTTGGGATTATACTAGTGATTTCATGTATTGTTGCTATGTCTAAGGTGTTAGAAGAAATCGGAGCCAATCAATTGATGGTAAAACCTTTTACAAGATTTATCAAAACACCAGATATAGCATTTTGGTTTATAGGAATAACTATGCTTTTAGTATCATGGTTTTTCTGGCCTTCACCAGCAACAGCTTTAGTAGGAGCCGTAATGCTTCCTGTTGCACTGAAAGTAGGACTTCCTGCTATAGGAGTGGCTATGGCTATTAACTTATTTGGACATGGTCTTTCACTATCTACAGATTATGTAATTCAAGGGGCACCTACGATTACAGCAACAGCTGCTGGTGTACCTGTTGAATCAGTTATAGGCAAAGGAACACCTCTCTTTTGGGTAATGGGTATTGTAACCATTACAACGGCTTTTATTCTTCTAAAAAGAGATATGAGAAATGGAAAAATATCAAATACCAATATAGATGAATATCATAAGGAAGAAGAAAAGAAAATAAAGCCTACTGCTAAAATATCTGCATTTTTAGTATTTATAGGATTTTTATTAGATGTGATAGCCATGTTTTTATTTGAGCTTAGAGGTGGAGATGCAACGGCTTTAATTGGAGGAACATCTATTTTATTACTTATGATAATTTGTGGAATGACTTATAAAGGGGAAGCTTTAGATAAAATTACAAAGTATATAAAAGAAGGATTTATGTTTGGAATGGAAATATTCGGACCAATCATTCCAATAGCAGCATTTTTCTATATGGGAGAAGTATCACCCTTTCAAGCTGTATTAGGAGAAGGAGTATTACCTGTAGGTTCTCAAGGAATATTATCTGATATGGGAAGTGCATTAGCTGCTGTTGCTCCCATGAATCGGCCTATGGCAGCAGGTATGGAAATGATTGTAGGAGCTATTACAGGCTTAGATGGTTCTGGATTTTCAGGAATGTCTTTAGCTGGATCTTTAGCAAAAGTTTTTGGAACAGCAGTTGGTGCAAGTATACCAAAACTTGCAGCTCTAGGGCAGATTGGTGCCATATGGGTTGGAGGTGGAACTATTGTTCCTTGGGGGCTTATTCCTGCAGCAGCTATTTGTAGAGTCATGCCTATAGATTTAGCAAGAAGAAATTTTTTTCCTGTAATGATTGGACTTATTGTTACAACTATAGTAGCTATATTTATCATATAACAATCTAAAACTAAGCCATAGGCTTAGTTTTAAATTGTTTCAGACTGTTGACAAACTATATTTTAGAAAAGTCATAAAATTCGAAAGTTCATGGCGCCAACGAAATCTTTTCATT from Inediibacterium massiliense includes the following:
- the gatC gene encoding Asp-tRNA(Asn)/Glu-tRNA(Gln) amidotransferase subunit GatC translates to MNIDHIAELSKIKLSEYEKEKMIDDFGRTIDFVDGLKEVNVDEVSPTYHVLNIENVYREDQILPSMKQDEVLKNAPKKNDGYFQVPRMIE
- the gatA gene encoding Asp-tRNA(Asn)/Glu-tRNA(Gln) amidotransferase subunit GatA, translating into MKLYDLTMHEVLEKIKKQEVSKEDVLNTTMNRMKEMDPHIGAYLYVNEKLDSKDGELSGIPMSIKDNICTKNIPTTCASKILKNFIPPYDATVVERLYENGCILIGKTNMDEFGIGSSTENSSFQITKNPWNTEYVPGGSSGGSAASVASSQAYFSLGADTGGSIRQPSAFCGLVGLKPTYGLVSRYGLIAYGSSLDQIGPITKDVKDCAIVLNHIAGYDSKDSTSIKCEKVDYTKELKKDISGTKIGIIKEYINESMDEYVKHSFFDACKKLESLGAIVEEVSIPHVKYSLPTYEIISSSECSSNLSRFDGIRYGVRVQKDESSDLFVDTRSEGFGEEVKRKILLGTFFLTEDAYEQYYERALKVRTLIKKDFNEAFKKFDAVISPTSPNLPFKIGKHTIDRYIQDTYTVAANLAGIPAISIPCGCQENLFIGLQIMGKALDEKMILNIAYAFEQINDYHKKRPNWRG
- the gatB gene encoding Asp-tRNA(Asn)/Glu-tRNA(Gln) amidotransferase subunit GatB; the encoded protein is MYQTLIGLEIHAELLTNSKIFCSCSTHFGKEANIQCCPVCLGLPGALPVLNKKVIDFAMKAGISMNCEITKKSFMDRKNYFYPDLPKAYQISQYEHPLCRDGYVEIGKDKKIGIQRIHIEEDAGKSIHEKEYSLLDYNRCGVPLIEIVTKPDMHSSEEAYLFLENLKSILEYTEVSDCKMEEGSLRCDVNINVVSSDKMKTNIVELKNLNSFKAVAKAIEYEEKRHISLLEKGENTKKETRRWDDHKNITIPMRSKEYIKDYRYFKDPDLMMIHIDEEWIDHIKKIIPELPKDKRSRFIKKYQIPDYDAKVLTSSRKIADFFEEVVKYFSDAKLVSNFIMTEVYRLLKEENINIEDINITPNNLGELLKLIKEGIISNHIGKKVFQKMYITGQKPRSIIENEGWIQISDENSIKEMIQKVINENPESIEDYKNGKDKALGFLVGQVMKQSRGKANPKLVNEYINEMIK